The Chlorocebus sabaeus isolate Y175 chromosome 6, mChlSab1.0.hap1, whole genome shotgun sequence genome has a segment encoding these proteins:
- the NUP62 gene encoding nuclear pore glycoprotein p62, with protein MSGFNFGGTGAPTGGFTFGTAKTATTTPATGFSFSTSGTGGFNFGAPSQPTTSTPSTGLFSLATQTPATQTTGFTFGTATLASGGTGFSLGIGASKLNLSNTAATPAMANPSGFGLGSSNLTNAISSTVTSSQGTAPTGFVFGPSTTSVAPATTSGGFSFTGGSTAQPSGFSIGSAGNSAQPTAPAALPFTPATPAATTAGVTQPAAPTATATTTGTGPTLFASIATAPTSSATTGLSLCTPATTAGAPAAGTQGFSLKAPGAASGASTTTSTAAAAATSSSSSSSTGFALNLKPLAPAGIPSNTAAAVTAPPGPGAAAGAAASSAMTYAQLESLINKWSLELEDQERHFLQQATQVNAWDRTLIENGEKITSLHREVEKVKLDQKRLDQELDFILSQQKELEDLLSPLEELVKEQSGTIYLQHADEEREKTYKLAENIDAQLKRMAQDLKDIIEHLNTSGAPADTSDPLQQICKILNAHMGSLQWIDQNSALLQRKVEEVTKVCEGRRKEQERSFRITFD; from the coding sequence ATGAGCGGGTTTAATTTTGGAGGCACTGGGGCCCCTACAGGTGGGTTCACATTTGGCACTGCAAAGACAGCGACAACCACACCTGCTACAGGGTTTTCTTTCTCCACCTCTGGCACTGGAGGGTTTAATTTTGGGGCTCCCTCCCAACCAACCACAAGTACCCCTTCCACTGGCCTGTTCTCACTCGCCACTCAGACTCCGGCCACACAGACAACAGGCTTCACTTTTGGAACAGCAACTCTTGCCTCGGGGGGAACTGGATTTTCTTTGGGGATCGGTGCTTCAAAGCTCAACTTGAGCAACACAGCTGCCACCCCAGCCATGGCAAACCCCAGTGGCTTTGGGCTGGGCAGCAGCAACCTCACTAATGCCATATCGAGCACTGTCACCTCCAGCCAGGGCACAGCACCCACTGGCTTTGTGTTTGGCCCCTCCACCACCTCTGTGGCTCCAGCCACCACATCTGGAGGCTTCTCATTCACTGGTGGAAGCACGGCCCAGCCCTCCGGTTTCAGCATTGGCTCAGCGGGGAATTCAGCCCAGCCCACGGCCCCTGCCGCTCTGCCCTTCACTCCGGCCACGCCAGCAGCCACCACAGCCGGCGTCACGCAGCCAGCTGctcccacagccacagccaccacCACCGGTACTGGGCCCACCCTCTTTGCATCAATAGCAACCGCTCCAACCTCGTCTGCCACCACCGGACTCTCCCTCTGTACCCCTGCGACCACCGCGGGAGCCCCCGCTGCTGGGACACAGGGCTTCAGCTTAAAGGCACCTGGAGCAGCTTCCGGCGCCTCCACAACAACATCcaccgctgccgccgccgccaccagcagcagcagcagcagcagcactggCTTTGCCTTGAATTTAAAACCACTGGCGCCAGCTGGGATCCCCAGCAATACGGCAGCCGCTGTGACTGCTCCACCTGGCCCTGGTGCAGCTGCAGGGGCGGCCGCCAGCTCCGCCATGACCTACGCGCAGCTGGAGAGCCTGATCAACAAATGGAGCCTGGAGCTAGAGGACCAGGAGCGGCACTTCCTCCAGCAGGCCACCCAGGTCAACGCCTGGGACCGCACGCTGATCGAGAACGGGGAGAAGATCACCAGCCTGCATCGCGAGGTGGAGAAGGTGAAGCTGGACCAGAAGAGGCTGGACCAGGAGCTCGACTTCATCCTGTCCCAGCAGAAGGAGCTGGAAGACCTGCTGAGCCCGCTGGAGGAGTTGGTGAAGGAGCAGAGCGGGACCATCTACCTGCAGCACGCGGATGAGGAGCGCGAGAAAACCTACAAGCTGGCCGAGAACATCGACGCGCAGCTCAAGCGCATGGCCCAGGACCTCAAGGACATCATCGAGCACCTGAATACGTCCGGGGCCCCCGCCGACACCAGCGACCCGCTGCAGCAGATCTGCAAGATCCTCAACGCGCACATGGGCTCGCTGCAGTGGATCGACCAGAACTCGGCCCTGCTGCAGAGGAAGGTGGAGGAGGTGACCAAGGTGTGCGAGGGCCGGCGCAAGGAGCAGGAGCGCAGCTTCCGGATCACCTTCGACTGA